A stretch of Imperialibacter roseus DNA encodes these proteins:
- a CDS encoding ABC transporter ATP-binding protein, translated as MIKLQNIDKYVDSKFQRVFILKGIDLEVKQGEFVSIMGPSGSGKSTVLNIIGMLDKPNAGEYYFLDEPVHKFSERKTSELHKNHIGFVFQAYHLIDELTVYENIETPLLYRGVKGKERSSMVAEMLDRFSMVAKKDLFPEQLSGGQQQLVGIARAIVGEPKLLLADEPTGNLHSEQGKDIMELFKKLNEEGMTIIQVTHNEAYAEYGTRIVKLEDGMIVSDVQNKK; from the coding sequence ATGATCAAACTGCAAAACATCGACAAGTACGTCGATTCTAAATTTCAGAGGGTATTTATACTTAAAGGGATTGACCTGGAGGTAAAGCAAGGAGAATTTGTCAGCATCATGGGACCGTCAGGCTCCGGCAAATCTACCGTCTTGAACATCATCGGTATGCTCGACAAGCCAAACGCTGGCGAGTACTATTTCCTTGATGAGCCTGTTCATAAATTCAGTGAGCGAAAGACCTCTGAGCTACATAAAAACCATATTGGGTTTGTTTTTCAGGCGTATCATCTGATTGATGAGCTGACTGTGTATGAAAACATTGAAACGCCCTTGTTGTACCGTGGAGTAAAGGGTAAGGAGCGCTCCAGCATGGTGGCAGAAATGCTCGACCGTTTTTCGATGGTGGCAAAAAAGGATCTCTTCCCTGAGCAGCTTTCAGGTGGGCAGCAGCAGTTGGTAGGTATTGCCAGGGCTATTGTGGGGGAACCGAAGTTGCTTCTGGCCGATGAGCCCACAGGCAACCTGCATTCGGAGCAGGGCAAGGATATTATGGAGCTTTTCAAGAAGTTGAACGAAGAAGGAATGACCATTATTCAGGTAACTCACAACGAGGCGTATGCCGAATATGGCACTCGGATAGTGAAGCTGGAAGATGGAATGATCGTTAGCGACGTTCAAAACAAAAAATAG
- a CDS encoding CocE/NonD family hydrolase, whose amino-acid sequence MPIHRVLTDKELSRREFVRTSGLLGLMVYGGGVLVGCKQESYTPFETIIENDIMVDMRDGVRLATDVYFPAKSNKRIGKAFPVILERTPYGKHLPVVSEVTAADTTTYKDRAEVAAFFVSEGYIVVYQDCRGRYNSEGEYVKYLSDPNDGFDTCEWILKQPWCNGKIGTMGLSYAAHNQASLASAGAPGVVAMWLDSGGFSNSYQGGIRQGGAFELKQVTWAIRNGPKDPEALKDPVVQAIFKNMDVKGWFKKMPWQPGNSPLTAVPEYEDYVFEQWRHGDFDDYWKQPGIYAQGYYDKFPNAAQVHMSGWYDPYPRTAIDNYLGMKKLGKGPLKLIIGPWMHGRRSFTYAGDVDFGSQATLDANLSPDYLTARLRWFDQWMKGNNNGTKEEPEVAVFVMGGGSGRKNAEGRLDHGGKWRFAKQWPIPEAQELKLYLNSRGGLESDLAADNRPLSFTYDPDHPVPSVGGNITSGAPIMEGGAFDQVESERFFGSESEGRKLSDRSDVLSFQTESLERDIEVTGHILANLWVSSNCVDTDFTMKLVDVYPPSEDYPNGFAMNITDGILRCRYRDSWERPTLMTPGEVYPITIEPFPSSNLFRKGHRVRLDISSSNFPHFDLNFNTGEPEGMATTKKVAANTVYMTPEQPSHIVLPVIPFGD is encoded by the coding sequence ATGCCAATACACAGAGTGCTTACTGATAAAGAATTGAGCCGCAGGGAGTTTGTGCGAACATCTGGCTTGCTGGGCCTCATGGTGTATGGCGGTGGAGTACTGGTGGGCTGCAAACAAGAAAGTTATACGCCTTTCGAAACAATTATCGAAAATGATATCATGGTAGACATGCGGGATGGGGTACGACTTGCCACCGACGTTTACTTTCCAGCAAAAAGCAATAAAAGAATCGGCAAGGCTTTTCCGGTTATTTTGGAGCGAACTCCTTACGGCAAGCACCTGCCAGTCGTTTCTGAAGTGACAGCGGCAGACACTACAACCTATAAGGACAGGGCCGAGGTGGCAGCATTCTTTGTCAGCGAAGGCTACATCGTGGTCTATCAGGATTGCCGTGGCCGCTACAATTCGGAAGGTGAGTATGTCAAATACCTGTCCGATCCGAATGATGGCTTTGATACCTGCGAGTGGATTTTGAAACAGCCTTGGTGTAACGGGAAGATCGGAACAATGGGTTTGTCGTATGCTGCCCATAATCAGGCATCTCTGGCAAGTGCCGGAGCTCCGGGGGTAGTGGCGATGTGGCTCGACTCGGGCGGCTTCTCCAACAGCTATCAGGGCGGCATTCGGCAGGGAGGAGCTTTTGAGCTCAAGCAGGTCACCTGGGCGATTAGAAATGGCCCGAAAGACCCGGAAGCATTGAAAGATCCGGTAGTGCAGGCGATTTTTAAAAACATGGACGTGAAAGGCTGGTTCAAAAAAATGCCCTGGCAGCCTGGCAACTCTCCTCTTACCGCCGTGCCCGAATACGAGGACTATGTGTTTGAACAGTGGCGGCATGGCGACTTCGACGACTACTGGAAGCAGCCCGGCATTTATGCGCAGGGATATTATGATAAATTCCCGAACGCAGCTCAGGTTCACATGAGCGGCTGGTACGATCCCTATCCCCGAACGGCTATTGATAACTATCTGGGCATGAAGAAGCTCGGCAAGGGGCCTTTGAAACTCATCATTGGGCCGTGGATGCATGGCAGGAGGTCTTTCACCTACGCTGGCGATGTTGATTTTGGCAGCCAGGCTACTTTGGATGCAAACCTGTCACCCGACTACCTCACCGCCAGGCTGCGTTGGTTTGATCAATGGATGAAAGGAAACAATAACGGCACCAAAGAGGAGCCAGAGGTAGCGGTATTTGTGATGGGAGGGGGCAGCGGAAGGAAGAACGCTGAGGGAAGGCTTGACCATGGTGGGAAGTGGAGGTTTGCTAAGCAATGGCCAATACCTGAAGCGCAGGAGTTGAAACTTTATTTAAATAGCAGGGGAGGATTGGAAAGTGACCTGGCCGCAGATAATAGGCCTCTTTCCTTTACATATGACCCCGACCATCCCGTGCCGAGCGTAGGTGGAAACATTACGTCGGGTGCCCCCATTATGGAGGGTGGTGCCTTTGACCAGGTGGAGAGTGAGAGGTTTTTTGGTTCAGAAAGTGAAGGCAGAAAGCTGTCGGACCGGTCGGACGTGCTCAGTTTTCAAACAGAGTCATTGGAGCGGGACATCGAGGTAACGGGACATATACTCGCCAATCTTTGGGTATCGTCCAACTGTGTGGATACGGATTTCACCATGAAGCTCGTCGATGTGTATCCGCCGTCCGAAGACTATCCAAACGGCTTTGCGATGAATATTACCGACGGAATTTTACGATGCAGGTACAGAGATTCATGGGAAAGGCCGACGCTTATGACGCCGGGGGAGGTATATCCCATTACCATAGAACCATTTCCCAGTAGCAACCTCTTCAGAAAGGGACATAGAGTGAGACTGGATATATCGAGCAGTAATTTCCCGCATTTTGACCTCAACTTCAACACAGGCGAGCCCGAAGGGATGGCTACCACTAAGAAAGTGGCTGCAAACACTGTTTATATGACCCCGGAACAGCCTTCGCACATTGTGCTGCCTGTTATTCCGTTTGGAGACTGA
- a CDS encoding DUF6089 family protein has product MKKAILLAILLIPFIKVSAQNFLSWQYNDRYFSLTAGTGHTLYLGELNNGKGFQQGLSNLNLGVECRLLTRWAARAEFVYYNISGSDTYAEDSSFNKQRNLSFRSNNFEGQLGAMYYFKPYNKIYHQRRKFEPYAHVAVGVTTVNPKAQLDGKWEALRPLATEGTTYKGTAIVIPFGVGVKARINEFINLVGEVGYRYTFTDRLDDVSENYGSGLSGKALTLSNRKDEIDMVNETAYEAMIPGAKRGEAGNDSYLLLQWKLEFYLPTHLFKGGESWFSKPSAFH; this is encoded by the coding sequence ATGAAAAAAGCTATCCTCCTTGCCATTTTATTGATTCCTTTTATAAAGGTGTCGGCCCAGAATTTTTTATCCTGGCAATACAACGACCGTTATTTCAGTCTGACTGCCGGAACTGGTCACACGCTGTACCTGGGAGAGCTGAACAACGGAAAGGGGTTTCAACAGGGGCTTTCCAATCTCAACCTTGGAGTTGAGTGCCGCTTGCTTACCCGGTGGGCAGCCAGGGCTGAGTTTGTCTACTATAATATATCGGGTAGTGACACCTATGCCGAAGACAGCAGCTTCAACAAGCAACGCAACCTTTCTTTTCGTTCCAATAATTTTGAAGGGCAATTGGGGGCTATGTATTACTTCAAGCCCTATAATAAAATCTATCATCAGAGAAGAAAGTTTGAACCGTACGCACATGTTGCGGTTGGGGTGACAACCGTAAACCCCAAAGCCCAGCTCGACGGGAAATGGGAAGCCCTCCGCCCTTTAGCGACTGAGGGCACTACCTACAAAGGAACTGCGATCGTTATTCCATTTGGTGTGGGAGTAAAAGCCAGGATTAACGAGTTCATTAACCTGGTTGGCGAAGTCGGTTACCGCTACACGTTTACCGACAGGCTCGACGATGTGTCCGAAAACTACGGAAGCGGTCTTTCAGGCAAAGCTCTCACCCTTTCTAACAGGAAGGATGAAATAGACATGGTAAATGAAACGGCCTACGAGGCCATGATACCCGGAGCAAAGCGAGGTGAAGCCGGGAATGATTCTTACCTGCTGTTGCAATGGAAACTTGAATTCTACCTTCCCACACACCTTTTCAAAGGTGGTGAAAGCTGGTTCTCCAAGCCTTCTGCTTTCCATTAA
- a CDS encoding YkgJ family cysteine cluster protein codes for MDLERFASDAISKKPGFQKFISRIKRKRIPHLDDVFHSLHEEVFEEVDCLTCANCCKTTSPIFIGADIDRISRFLKIKPSAFTEQYLKIDNEGDYVLKSSPCAFLGADNYCSIYEARPRACREYPHTNRKKMHQILDLTMRNTQVCPAVLQIVERLEKVI; via the coding sequence ATGGATTTAGAACGGTTCGCTTCTGACGCAATCAGTAAAAAGCCAGGGTTTCAGAAGTTTATTTCAAGAATTAAAAGGAAAAGAATCCCCCATTTGGACGATGTTTTTCACTCACTTCATGAAGAAGTGTTTGAAGAAGTGGATTGCTTGACCTGCGCCAATTGCTGCAAGACCACCAGCCCCATTTTTATCGGAGCCGATATCGACAGGATCTCCAGATTTTTAAAAATTAAGCCATCTGCGTTTACCGAACAGTATTTAAAAATTGACAATGAGGGCGACTACGTGCTGAAAAGCTCCCCCTGTGCCTTTCTGGGTGCTGACAACTATTGCTCCATATATGAAGCCCGCCCCAGAGCTTGCAGAGAGTATCCCCACACAAACAGAAAGAAGATGCACCAAATCCTGGATCTCACTATGAGAAACACCCAGGTTTGTCCGGCCGTGTTGCAAATCGTAGAAAGGCTTGAGAAAGTAATATAA
- a CDS encoding bifunctional aminotransferase class I/II-fold pyridoxal phosphate-dependent enzyme/GNAT family N-acetyltransferase — protein MAKTRHNHLLDTIDDIITSAANKGIVHLHSQGDSLSGSTLRINDRELKHFGTCGYLGLEQDSRLKAGVIDAVTKYGTQFPMSKTYVSSPLYAELENLIEAMYGYPVILTKNSTLGHITVIPSIIRDDDVVILDQQVHASIQSAVQMLKPKGVRVEIIRHSNLEMLEERIQELRSKYNRIWYMADGVYSMYGDVAPIKEMQKLADKYDQLYLYVDDAHGMSWAGEHGTGFIMSQVKMHRKMVLCATMGKCFGATGGLIVFPEEEMRRKVKIFGGPLTFSVQIEPPMLGAAIASAKIHLSDEIYAMQQRLAGKIEFCNELIRQTDLPLVVENECPIFFIGTGMPATGYNFVERLMKEGYYVNLGVFPAVPVKNTGVRFTISCHNSEADIEGFVEAMDYHYPKALEDEGKTENEVRKSFKMPLLSEKATLEAKVTSELTAQVSSTIEAFPEEEWNRLISKNMSVDWKGMKFIEEAFSGNDLPEENWKFHYLMVRDGEGTPVLATFFSSALCKDDIFAQAGVSIQLEEDRKYNPYLLTSQTLVMGSLMTEGNHFYLNKGHSQWEEAVRIMIGKVGEIQESEKISATYLRDFDDNDPQLKEVFHDQGFVKVDVPDSCVIDKLGWKNTDEFLSGLSTRSRRHIRYDVLKYEHMFDVEVVNAPSKEDMRHFQDLFRNVRNRNFAINVFDYPDKFFQMMPGEAGWEFVVLKLKPEFDSNQKPVAVAFNYRNDAGVYTFLLIGMDYEYLEKYNIYRQTIYRTLQQANTLGYQTLRLGISATIEKKKFGASVHPKVAFVQIKDNFNMEQIEQLAVSQA, from the coding sequence ATGGCTAAAACACGTCACAATCATTTACTGGATACAATTGATGATATTATTACCAGTGCCGCTAACAAAGGCATTGTCCACCTTCACTCTCAGGGAGACTCCTTGTCAGGCTCAACCCTAAGGATCAATGACAGGGAATTGAAACACTTTGGCACATGCGGTTATCTGGGGCTGGAACAAGATTCAAGGCTAAAGGCTGGTGTGATTGATGCCGTGACTAAATATGGCACCCAGTTTCCTATGTCGAAGACTTATGTGTCGTCACCACTATATGCTGAGTTGGAGAATTTGATAGAAGCAATGTATGGTTATCCTGTTATTCTCACTAAGAATAGTACCCTTGGGCACATCACAGTGATACCTTCTATTATAAGAGACGACGACGTTGTTATCCTGGATCAGCAAGTGCATGCCAGCATACAAAGTGCCGTGCAAATGCTGAAACCAAAAGGTGTGCGGGTAGAGATTATCCGCCATAGCAACCTCGAAATGCTGGAGGAAAGAATACAAGAATTGCGCTCTAAGTACAACCGCATCTGGTACATGGCCGATGGCGTGTATTCTATGTATGGTGATGTGGCTCCGATAAAGGAAATGCAAAAGCTGGCAGATAAATATGATCAACTCTACTTGTACGTTGACGATGCCCATGGAATGAGTTGGGCAGGTGAGCATGGCACAGGCTTTATCATGAGCCAGGTTAAGATGCATAGAAAAATGGTGCTGTGCGCAACCATGGGCAAGTGCTTTGGCGCCACCGGCGGGCTCATTGTCTTTCCCGAAGAGGAAATGCGACGCAAAGTAAAAATATTCGGTGGTCCTCTTACTTTCTCAGTGCAAATAGAACCACCCATGCTTGGTGCTGCTATTGCTTCAGCGAAAATTCACCTTTCGGATGAGATATATGCCATGCAGCAGCGGTTAGCTGGTAAGATTGAGTTTTGCAATGAGCTTATTCGGCAAACTGACCTTCCGCTGGTGGTCGAAAATGAGTGCCCTATTTTCTTTATAGGCACAGGCATGCCTGCCACAGGATACAATTTTGTAGAACGGCTGATGAAAGAAGGGTATTATGTCAACCTGGGTGTGTTTCCGGCGGTGCCTGTGAAAAATACAGGGGTTCGGTTTACAATCTCTTGCCACAATAGCGAAGCAGACATTGAAGGCTTTGTGGAGGCGATGGACTACCACTACCCGAAGGCATTGGAAGATGAGGGCAAAACGGAGAACGAAGTACGCAAATCATTTAAAATGCCATTGTTGAGTGAGAAGGCAACTTTAGAAGCAAAAGTCACTTCGGAGCTTACAGCGCAGGTGAGCTCAACCATAGAAGCATTTCCAGAAGAAGAGTGGAACAGGCTTATCAGCAAGAACATGTCTGTCGACTGGAAGGGTATGAAATTCATTGAGGAGGCATTTTCTGGCAACGACCTTCCTGAGGAAAATTGGAAATTCCACTATCTGATGGTGCGGGACGGCGAAGGAACGCCAGTTTTGGCTACGTTCTTCTCAAGTGCGCTCTGTAAGGATGATATATTCGCCCAGGCTGGTGTTTCCATTCAACTTGAAGAGGATAGAAAATATAATCCCTACCTGCTGACTTCACAAACCCTTGTGATGGGCTCGTTGATGACCGAAGGCAACCACTTTTACCTGAATAAGGGGCATAGCCAGTGGGAAGAAGCTGTCAGGATCATGATTGGAAAGGTCGGTGAAATTCAGGAGTCTGAGAAAATAAGCGCTACCTATCTGAGAGACTTTGATGACAACGACCCTCAACTGAAGGAGGTGTTTCACGACCAGGGCTTTGTAAAAGTTGATGTTCCCGACTCTTGCGTAATTGACAAGCTTGGATGGAAAAACACAGACGAATTCCTTTCGGGGCTGTCAACCCGCTCACGTCGCCACATACGTTACGATGTACTGAAGTATGAGCATATGTTTGATGTTGAGGTGGTAAATGCACCCTCAAAAGAGGATATGAGACATTTTCAGGACCTGTTTAGAAATGTCAGGAACAGGAACTTTGCCATTAATGTGTTTGACTATCCTGATAAATTTTTTCAAATGATGCCAGGTGAAGCCGGGTGGGAGTTTGTGGTGCTGAAACTGAAGCCTGAATTCGATAGTAACCAGAAACCTGTTGCTGTCGCCTTTAATTACCGGAACGACGCTGGAGTATATACCTTCCTTTTGATAGGAATGGACTATGAATATCTTGAAAAGTACAATATCTACAGGCAAACTATTTACAGAACGCTTCAGCAGGCAAACACGCTTGGCTATCAGACGCTGCGACTAGGTATCTCGGCCACGATTGAGAAGAAGAAATTTGGCGCTAGCGTGCATCCAAAGGTGGCGTTTGTTCAAATCAAGGACAACTTTAATATGGAACAGATTGAGCAGTTGGCTGTGAGCCAGGCTTAA
- a CDS encoding DUF7793 family protein codes for MIENQYIKIWTEDDIMFGYYKVDEVDLEVANHMITARVEACDGKTYPFLGDVSSVKTITKDARSAFAEGDGIKNMNACALVVGSPVNRLLGNFFLSVSKPTIPTRLFTSQEDALGWLSTFKKENVD; via the coding sequence ATGATAGAAAACCAGTACATAAAGATTTGGACAGAAGACGATATCATGTTTGGGTATTACAAAGTGGACGAGGTCGATCTGGAAGTGGCCAACCACATGATTACCGCTCGGGTAGAAGCCTGCGACGGAAAGACATATCCTTTCCTGGGGGATGTTTCAAGTGTAAAAACCATCACAAAAGACGCCCGTTCGGCTTTTGCTGAGGGGGATGGAATCAAAAATATGAACGCTTGTGCGCTGGTTGTCGGGTCGCCAGTCAATCGGCTGCTGGGTAATTTTTTTCTCAGCGTGAGCAAACCCACCATACCTACGAGGCTCTTTACCTCACAGGAAGATGCTTTAGGCTGGCTTTCAACATTTAAAAAAGAAAATGTGGATTAG
- a CDS encoding penicillin acylase family protein produces MKVFKFVFFTIITIVLVVVLNSKNGNIPPLGKFLNPMSGFWANSEYTAIKAPEQLALDGLEEPVKIYWDKDLIPHIFAESDHDLYFAEGYTIAFHRLWQMEFQLYKTAGRLSEILGPLTLSLDQQQRRKGLAYSASWMLEEVKKDKAIYEMLQAYSDGVNAYIATLDYKDLPIEYKLLDYEPEPFSPYKICLLLKEMSDQLSSGEADLENTNMVRLLGKDTFNFLFPDRDPGIDPIITAGTKFDFEPLRVANPNDSLPLTKVKQVISKPDPKNGSNNFAVTGSKTASGHVLLANEPDLGLNLPSIWYAAHLHSPSVNVMGAVFPGSPGITIGFTDSIAFGFTNAKRDVADWFYIQFRNDDRDEYLYDGKWLKTQKVIEEITVRGEDTKYDTVIYTHFGPVTYDRNFKGNGEQVNFAFRWTAHDTSNDFRLFYHFNRGKNYNDYLEGLKHYSGPPQNIVYGDVHGNIAMWVQGKFPVKYPEQGKFLMDGRYSKYDWGPFIPQQQNIHELNPARNFVSSANQHPADATYPYYVYDYNYEHYRNRRINDRLKIMQNIKPEDMMKLQNDNYNYLAYENLTFMLDSLDTGKMVARTREVYQLLRKWDYFNDPEKVAPVYFEEWWDQFYALLWDEFDTMSVAAYKPHNYHTSVLMKNNPDLAFADVLGTSRKETIKDVLSITFVSSLDSVESWKGNHSVDLTWANFKNTTIQHLMRLEPFSVTDVQIGGNHGIVNAASRRHGPSWRMVVELDKAGVKAWGVYPGSQTGNPGNPTYADMVTPWATGKYLSLQFTSQQADLAANATLVQTLNPSNK; encoded by the coding sequence ATGAAAGTATTTAAGTTTGTCTTTTTCACAATAATAACGATCGTTCTTGTAGTCGTTCTGAATTCCAAAAATGGCAATATCCCACCACTGGGAAAGTTCCTTAATCCGATGAGTGGCTTCTGGGCCAACAGCGAATACACTGCTATCAAAGCACCAGAGCAGCTAGCTTTGGATGGCCTGGAAGAACCTGTGAAAATATACTGGGACAAAGACCTGATTCCGCACATTTTCGCTGAAAGCGACCACGATCTCTACTTTGCAGAAGGATATACTATCGCCTTCCACCGGCTTTGGCAAATGGAGTTTCAGCTCTACAAAACAGCGGGCCGGCTATCGGAAATTCTTGGCCCCCTCACCCTGTCGCTTGATCAGCAGCAACGAAGAAAAGGACTAGCCTACAGTGCCAGTTGGATGCTTGAGGAGGTAAAAAAAGACAAGGCCATATACGAAATGCTTCAGGCTTATAGCGATGGCGTAAATGCTTACATCGCCACACTGGACTACAAAGACCTTCCAATAGAATATAAACTGCTCGACTATGAGCCAGAACCATTTAGCCCATATAAAATATGTCTGCTACTCAAAGAAATGTCTGATCAGCTTTCTTCTGGAGAAGCCGACCTTGAAAACACCAACATGGTGAGGCTTCTGGGTAAAGACACGTTCAATTTTTTGTTTCCTGACAGAGACCCAGGCATCGATCCAATTATTACCGCAGGCACTAAGTTTGACTTCGAACCCTTAAGAGTTGCTAACCCCAACGACTCTTTACCACTTACAAAAGTAAAGCAGGTCATCAGCAAGCCTGACCCAAAAAACGGCAGTAACAACTTTGCCGTAACTGGTAGCAAAACTGCGAGCGGGCATGTGTTGCTGGCCAACGAACCGGATCTTGGCCTCAACTTACCTTCCATCTGGTATGCGGCACATTTGCATAGCCCATCAGTAAATGTAATGGGCGCAGTTTTTCCCGGATCGCCCGGTATCACCATTGGGTTTACAGATTCCATCGCTTTTGGATTCACCAACGCCAAGAGAGATGTGGCTGACTGGTTCTACATCCAATTCAGAAATGATGACCGTGACGAATACCTCTACGACGGTAAATGGCTGAAAACACAGAAAGTGATAGAAGAAATTACAGTTAGAGGCGAGGACACTAAGTATGACACAGTGATCTACACCCACTTTGGCCCTGTTACCTACGACCGAAACTTCAAAGGCAACGGCGAGCAGGTGAATTTTGCGTTTCGGTGGACGGCACACGACACGTCCAACGACTTCCGTCTATTCTATCATTTCAACCGGGGCAAAAACTACAACGACTACCTGGAGGGGCTCAAACACTACTCAGGGCCACCACAAAACATTGTCTACGGAGATGTACACGGCAATATTGCCATGTGGGTGCAGGGTAAATTCCCTGTAAAATACCCCGAGCAGGGAAAATTCCTGATGGACGGGCGTTACAGTAAATACGACTGGGGGCCTTTCATTCCTCAGCAGCAAAATATCCACGAACTCAATCCAGCCCGGAATTTCGTAAGCTCAGCTAACCAGCACCCGGCAGATGCCACCTACCCCTATTACGTTTACGACTACAATTACGAGCATTATAGAAACAGGCGAATTAACGACCGGCTGAAAATTATGCAGAACATTAAGCCTGAAGACATGATGAAGCTGCAAAACGACAACTATAACTACCTGGCCTACGAGAACCTGACTTTTATGCTCGACAGCCTTGACACCGGAAAGATGGTTGCCCGTACCAGGGAGGTTTATCAACTGTTACGCAAGTGGGACTATTTTAACGACCCCGAAAAGGTGGCGCCGGTCTACTTTGAAGAGTGGTGGGATCAGTTTTATGCATTGCTCTGGGATGAGTTTGACACAATGAGCGTAGCGGCCTACAAGCCGCACAACTACCACACCAGTGTGCTCATGAAAAACAATCCTGATCTCGCTTTCGCCGATGTGCTTGGCACCTCCCGAAAAGAAACGATAAAGGATGTTTTGTCAATTACTTTTGTTTCCTCCCTTGATAGCGTTGAAAGCTGGAAAGGCAATCACAGCGTTGACCTCACCTGGGCCAACTTCAAGAACACCACAATTCAGCATCTCATGCGGCTGGAACCATTCAGTGTAACCGATGTGCAGATTGGCGGCAATCATGGCATAGTCAATGCTGCCAGCCGAAGGCACGGCCCGTCGTGGAGGATGGTGGTGGAGCTGGACAAGGCGGGCGTAAAAGCCTGGGGAGTTTATCCCGGCAGCCAAACCGGCAACCCGGGCAACCCAACTTATGCTGATATGGTCACGCCCTGGGCAACCGGTAAATACCTCAGCCTGCAATTCACATCCCAGCAGGCTGATCTCGCCGCTAATGCGACGCTTGTTCAAACGCTTAACCCTTCCAACAAATGA